A genomic stretch from Gardnerella leopoldii includes:
- a CDS encoding hydroxymethylglutaryl-CoA reductase, degradative, whose amino-acid sequence MTAFRELSVENRIKTLQNEGAINDADATFLLKQFAESSDTTIPADVANHMIEHQIGKYTLPVGVVRGLIVNGEMRDVLVATEEPSVIAAACNGARIAAGTGAGFDAGTDVGFDAATDVGYGIIARSPQYVTTAQIAFEDADGSVAARLRRIVEDKEKVAELLRIANESHPSMSKRGGGARKCRASALHGFAKLEIDVDTCDAMGANTVNTMGEAVKAQLESWLGVQALVAILTNTSRVATTAEVHIPVEALASRRLEDSERESEGKRLARRIAALSALAASDPARAATHNKGILNGIAGAALASGNDTRALESAAHAWAARSGRYLPLSKWNTETLNGKTILHGSIEIPLQIGIVGGSISSLPMAKLAIKIGNYKNANDFRNTLAALGLVQNLAALRALAGPGIQAGHMALQSSNLAIAAGAKGAEITEIAHDILQLSPAERTTEKVTQLLQKLRESSKN is encoded by the coding sequence ATGACTGCTTTTCGCGAATTAAGCGTGGAAAATCGCATAAAAACCTTGCAAAATGAGGGCGCAATTAACGATGCTGATGCAACATTTTTGCTTAAACAGTTTGCGGAAAGTTCTGATACTACAATTCCTGCAGACGTTGCAAATCATATGATTGAGCATCAAATTGGAAAGTATACGCTGCCGGTTGGCGTTGTGCGTGGGCTGATTGTGAACGGCGAAATGCGGGACGTGCTGGTTGCAACCGAGGAGCCGTCCGTGATTGCAGCTGCGTGCAATGGGGCGCGAATTGCTGCGGGGACTGGCGCTGGATTTGACGCGGGGACTGACGTTGGATTTGACGCGGCGACTGACGTTGGATACGGAATTATTGCGCGTTCCCCACAATACGTGACTACAGCGCAAATAGCTTTTGAGGACGCAGACGGGAGCGTGGCGGCGCGCTTGCGCAGAATCGTTGAAGATAAAGAAAAGGTTGCAGAACTGTTGCGCATTGCAAACGAGTCACACCCATCAATGAGTAAAAGGGGTGGCGGCGCGCGAAAATGCCGCGCTTCAGCTTTGCACGGCTTCGCAAAGCTCGAGATTGACGTAGACACATGCGACGCAATGGGCGCCAACACAGTAAACACTATGGGCGAAGCCGTCAAAGCCCAGCTGGAGAGCTGGCTCGGTGTGCAGGCGCTAGTGGCAATACTCACAAACACCAGCCGCGTTGCCACCACAGCAGAAGTGCATATACCGGTTGAAGCACTGGCATCCAGGCGGCTGGAAGACTCTGAGCGAGAGAGCGAAGGAAAACGCCTTGCGCGCCGAATCGCGGCATTGAGCGCGCTTGCCGCCAGCGACCCTGCGCGCGCCGCCACGCACAACAAAGGAATCCTAAACGGAATCGCAGGAGCCGCGCTCGCGTCAGGAAATGATACGCGAGCGCTAGAATCGGCAGCACACGCGTGGGCGGCGCGCTCCGGTCGCTACCTACCACTGTCAAAGTGGAACACCGAAACTTTAAACGGAAAAACCATACTCCATGGCAGTATTGAAATTCCGCTACAGATCGGCATTGTTGGCGGCTCAATCTCATCGCTTCCAATGGCAAAACTCGCGATCAAAATCGGTAATTACAAAAACGCAAACGACTTTAGAAACACGCTTGCCGCGCTCGGTTTGGTGCAAAATCTTGCAGCTCTTCGCGCACTAGCAGGCCCTGGAATTCAAGCAGGTCATATGGCATTACAGTCTTCAAACCTAGCAATTGCAGCAGGTGCCAAAGGTGCGGAAATCACGGAAATCGCGCATGATATTTTGCAACTTAGCCCTGCAGAAAGAACTACAGAAAAAGTTACGCAATTACTTCAAAAGTTACGAGAATCAAGTAAAAATTAA
- a CDS encoding acetyl-CoA C-acyltransferase, whose translation MTDVVIASAVRTPIGKFGGSLSSLSSVDLGTIAAKAAIERAGISSHDVDQAIFGNVLQAGSGQNVARQIALKAGLDTSSCAMTINEVCGSGLKAVRLAQSAIVMGDAQVVVAGGTESMSNVPFYATNSRFSGHKYGNFALIDGLQRDGLNDAFTGDAMGVTAENVAAKFGITREAQDIFALKSHQKAVAAIKRGDFASEIVPVTLANGTVITQDEHPREDTSLEQLSKLRTLFKASEETSGATCEVGKNEISENEVCKHEVCKHESTVTAGNASGINDGAAALVLMSKDYAQAHGIEYLAQIVGFAEGGIDPDLMGYAPKHVMERMLNATGSSVDNIDLFEINEAFAAQSIAVSEQLHIDESKLNVRGGAIALGHPLGASGARILTTLIYALRDSNKLNGVAALCVGGGIGVSMQIRMRNNQAKM comes from the coding sequence ATGACTGATGTGGTGATTGCAAGCGCTGTACGTACGCCTATTGGCAAATTCGGCGGCAGCTTATCTTCGCTTTCCTCAGTTGATTTAGGAACAATCGCAGCAAAAGCAGCAATAGAACGCGCTGGAATTAGCTCACACGACGTGGATCAAGCTATTTTTGGAAACGTATTACAAGCAGGCAGCGGACAAAACGTTGCTCGCCAAATTGCGTTAAAAGCAGGCTTAGATACTTCTAGCTGCGCAATGACAATTAACGAAGTATGCGGATCCGGTTTAAAAGCAGTGCGTTTAGCACAATCCGCAATCGTTATGGGAGATGCGCAAGTTGTTGTTGCAGGCGGCACTGAAAGCATGAGCAACGTACCGTTTTACGCAACTAATTCGCGATTTAGCGGACACAAATACGGGAATTTTGCGCTTATTGACGGTTTGCAACGAGACGGCTTAAACGACGCTTTTACTGGCGACGCAATGGGCGTTACTGCAGAAAATGTTGCAGCAAAATTTGGTATCACTCGCGAAGCACAAGATATTTTTGCACTTAAATCTCACCAAAAAGCTGTTGCCGCTATTAAACGAGGCGATTTTGCTTCTGAAATTGTGCCAGTAACGCTTGCAAACGGAACTGTTATAACTCAAGACGAGCATCCTCGCGAAGATACGTCTTTAGAGCAGTTGTCGAAATTGCGCACGCTTTTTAAAGCATCGGAAGAAACTTCGGGCGCGACTTGCGAAGTTGGCAAGAACGAAATTAGCGAGAACGAAGTTTGCAAGCACGAAGTTTGCAAGCACGAATCGACTGTAACTGCCGGAAACGCAAGCGGAATTAACGACGGAGCTGCAGCTCTAGTGCTTATGAGCAAAGATTACGCGCAAGCGCACGGAATTGAATATCTTGCGCAAATTGTGGGATTCGCAGAAGGCGGAATCGACCCAGATTTAATGGGATATGCTCCAAAACATGTGATGGAACGCATGCTAAATGCGACCGGTAGCAGCGTTGACAACATTGACTTATTCGAAATAAACGAAGCGTTTGCAGCGCAAAGCATTGCCGTTTCGGAGCAACTTCATATTGACGAGTCAAAACTAAACGTACGCGGTGGAGCAATTGCACTCGGTCATCCGCTGGGCGCTAGCGGAGCTAGGATTTTGACGACGCTTATATACGCTTTGCGAGATAGCAATAAGTTAAATGGAGTTGCTGCGCTGTGCGTCGGCGGCGGAATCGGCGTTTCTATGCAAATTAGAATGCGAAACAATCAAGCCAAAATGTAA